The genome window CCAAGACGGTATCTTCGGATGCAGATGTCCCCGCCAGTGAAATTAAGGAAATTCACACTGGCAACACTTCCCCATTTAACAAATAAGATAGGGATTTTTTTGTAAACCTATGCGAGTTTTAATTATTGAAGACGAAGAAGCAATCGCTGAAGCTGTTGCAGAAGTTTTGAAGAGAAATAATTATTTGGTAGACGTTGCTAACGACGGCGAGAGCGGCCGAGATTTTGCGATGAGCAACATTTACGATCTAATTATTTTAGATTTAATGCTGCCAAAGATCGACGGTTTTGAAATTTTGGGGGAAATCCGAAAATCTGAACTTGCAGTTCCTGTGGTCTGTTTGACTGCAAAAAGTCAAATTGAGGATAAAATTCATGGATTGGATTGCGGAGCTGATGACTATTTGACCAAGCCTTTTCACATGGACGAGCTTTTGGCGCGGATTCGGGCAGTCAAAAGGCGTTCTACAAATCTTCAAACCTCAGAGCTTCTTAATTTTGTCGACCTGAAATTAAACGTTAGTACCTTTGAACTTCATTGTCGTAAAGGATCTGTTATCTTAACGCCCAAAGAAGCTCGCATATTAGAAGTCATGATTCATCAAGGGCCAATTGCTTCTTCCAAGGAGCTATTGATCCAAAAGATCTGGGGCTATGATTCAGAAGCTGTTGATAATAATGTAGAAATTCAAATCTCATTTTTAAGAAAAAAATTAGTAAGTCTTAACACTCTGGTTGAAATCCGAACAATTAGAAGTGTGGGATATATTTTGGCTAAAAAAAATGCTTAAAAAATTCCGAAAACGTATTCTGCTTCTTCAATTTAGTCTTATTTCAGTGATTTTTCTCGGATCCTTAATCACTGTTTTCATTTCCTATTACCGTGACCAAAATAAAGAAATTGCAAAATCACTCAATGATTTAATGCAACAATCCATTTCGATCGAAGGAGAATCGATTAATGATCTCCCGGATAATATTTTTGTAGGAGAAGTTACAAATGCAACCAATATTGTCGATTCGAATAAATTTTTTTCGTTCAAAGTCAAAGATCGAAAAATTAGCAAACTCAGTGATAACCAAAGTGATTGCAAAAAAGTAGCTAACAAAATTAACAATCGTAATAATAAAAACGGTAAGATAAAATTCAATGGTCAAGTTTGGCAATATCAAACTTCCGACGCCCCAAAATTTACTCAAAAAGAACAAGATGGGGAGTCCTCCTTTGATTTAAGTTCAGATCCGACTTCTTCTATTGTGGCATGTCTTAATATCACTAATCCTTATCAACAAATCATCAAAACAGGAAATACCTTTATAATTGTTGGAATCATTTCTTTAATCGGAATTTTTGCGCTCAGTTTTTACTTCACTAATTTATTCCTAAAGCCCGTCCAAAAAACATGGGAAAGCCAGCAACAATTCGTCTCCGATGCCTCACATGAGCTAAAAACTCCTATTGCTATTATTAATTCTAATGTCGATGTTTTGATGTCAGAACCCCAAAACACGATCAGTTCTCAGCAAAAGTGGATTAATAATATCTACCAAGGAACCCGTCGAATGGAGAATTTAATTAACCAGATGCTTCAATTGTCTCGCATTGAAAATGACGAACACAGAGTTTGCAAATCAAAAATCAACGTTAGTAATTTATTTATCAATATTATCGATGAGATGGGAGCTATTACCCATCAAAAAAAGCTCAAAATTTTAAAGGATGTTCCTTCAAACATTGAAATTATAACGAATGAAGATTTGTTACAACAAATTTTACAAATTTTATGTGAAAATGCGGTCGAATATACTCCTGTCGATGGAGAAATTCGAATCAAACTTCAAACATTTAAAGATCAAATTATTTTTGAAGTCAAAAATAGTGGAACTCCTCTTTTAGAAGAGGAAATTCCACAACTATTTGAGCGTTTTTATCGCAGTGACAAAGCTCGTAACAGTAAAAATAATAATTTCGGGATGGGGCTTGCAATCGCTAAGGCTCAAGCTAACGAATTAAAGGGAAAACTTAGCGCTGCAAACGGAAAAGACGGATTTATCACATTTTCCTTAGCACTTGGAACTTAAAAAAGACAACGTCATAAACGCTGCCTTTTTTTCTAAACTTTTTTGAGATATTCAAGTGCGCAATCTGCAGAATGCTTACCCGAATAGAAAGAATATCCCGCTTCTGTCCCTGGCATGTTAGGTCCATATGTATCACCGATTAAATTACCAGCTGCATCATTTCCTGCAGCATACAGGCCCGGGATTGCTTGACCTTTAGTATCAATAACCTCGTTTTTGAGATTAACTTTTAAGCCGCCCATCGTACAAAAAGCTCCGACTCCTAATTCTAGTGCATAATAAGGAGCTTTATCGACTTTCAAAAGATACTTATCCTGTTTCCCAAAGTCTTGATCAACTC of Xylocopilactobacillus apicola contains these proteins:
- a CDS encoding sensor histidine kinase, with product MLKKFRKRILLLQFSLISVIFLGSLITVFISYYRDQNKEIAKSLNDLMQQSISIEGESINDLPDNIFVGEVTNATNIVDSNKFFSFKVKDRKISKLSDNQSDCKKVANKINNRNNKNGKIKFNGQVWQYQTSDAPKFTQKEQDGESSFDLSSDPTSSIVACLNITNPYQQIIKTGNTFIIVGIISLIGIFALSFYFTNLFLKPVQKTWESQQQFVSDASHELKTPIAIINSNVDVLMSEPQNTISSQQKWINNIYQGTRRMENLINQMLQLSRIENDEHRVCKSKINVSNLFINIIDEMGAITHQKKLKILKDVPSNIEIITNEDLLQQILQILCENAVEYTPVDGEIRIKLQTFKDQIIFEVKNSGTPLLEEEIPQLFERFYRSDKARNSKNNNFGMGLAIAKAQANELKGKLSAANGKDGFITFSLALGT
- a CDS encoding response regulator transcription factor, with amino-acid sequence MRVLIIEDEEAIAEAVAEVLKRNNYLVDVANDGESGRDFAMSNIYDLIILDLMLPKIDGFEILGEIRKSELAVPVVCLTAKSQIEDKIHGLDCGADDYLTKPFHMDELLARIRAVKRRSTNLQTSELLNFVDLKLNVSTFELHCRKGSVILTPKEARILEVMIHQGPIASSKELLIQKIWGYDSEAVDNNVEIQISFLRKKLVSLNTLVEIRTIRSVGYILAKKNA